The Rhodohalobacter sp. SW132 genome has a segment encoding these proteins:
- the pfkA gene encoding 6-phosphofructokinase yields MFTLKTIGVLTSGGDSPGMNAALRAVVRTASSENYEVIAFRHGFKGLISGDFKRLGPTDVSNIIQRGGTMLKSARCEEFRTEEGRAKAADVLKKEGIEALVIIGGDGSFQGGTLLAREHNIIVIGIPATIDNDLVGSDETIGYDTALNTAMDAIDKIRDTADAHDRLFLVEVMGRDAGFIALDTGIAGGAELILLPESLTDVNEVRTNLNGILHEQRRSSLVVVAEGDETGGALKLSEKLRDDFSKYEMRVCILGHVQRGGAPTARDRVLASRLGSAAVKAISEGHTQVMVGIVNNAIKITPLKMTFGKKKEINFELLDLAKKLR; encoded by the coding sequence ATATTTACATTGAAAACAATAGGTGTTCTAACAAGTGGCGGAGATTCTCCCGGAATGAATGCTGCACTTCGGGCAGTTGTGCGAACCGCAAGCAGCGAAAACTACGAAGTTATTGCCTTCCGACATGGATTTAAAGGGCTGATAAGCGGAGATTTTAAAAGGCTCGGGCCAACTGATGTATCCAACATCATTCAAAGGGGCGGAACAATGCTGAAATCCGCCCGGTGTGAGGAATTCAGAACAGAAGAAGGCAGAGCAAAAGCTGCTGATGTTCTAAAAAAGGAAGGTATTGAGGCTCTGGTGATAATAGGAGGGGACGGGTCATTTCAAGGCGGTACCCTTTTGGCCAGAGAGCATAATATCATCGTGATAGGAATTCCTGCTACGATTGATAACGACCTTGTGGGTTCTGATGAAACGATTGGGTATGATACGGCACTTAATACTGCAATGGATGCAATCGATAAAATCCGCGATACTGCTGATGCCCATGACCGACTTTTTCTGGTTGAAGTGATGGGGCGTGATGCAGGGTTTATCGCACTTGATACTGGTATTGCCGGTGGTGCAGAACTCATACTGTTGCCGGAATCACTAACAGACGTTAATGAAGTACGAACAAATCTGAATGGAATTCTTCACGAGCAGCGCCGCAGCAGTTTGGTTGTGGTTGCTGAAGGTGACGAAACAGGCGGCGCTCTGAAACTATCCGAAAAACTTCGGGACGATTTTTCGAAATATGAGATGCGAGTCTGCATTCTTGGTCATGTTCAGCGCGGTGGCGCACCCACAGCGAGAGACAGGGTTCTTGCCAGCAGGCTTGGGTCGGCTGCAGTCAAGGCGATTTCTGAGGGTCACACCCAGGTAATGGTTGGAATTGTGAATAATGCTATCAAAATCACACCCCTTAAAATGACATTTGGTAAGAAGAAGGAAATTAATTTTGAACTTCTGGATTTAGCAAAAAAACTCAGATAA
- a CDS encoding UDP-2,3-diacylglucosamine diphosphatase: MDHLFLSDVHLGAFNDQTDREVRHDLAELIRYCSDKGIKMHIHGDLFDYWMEYPNWRPDFGKEILACFKDYMKKNSAVNYVTGNHDNWTKGYFEEIGFNVSNDFFDLSIDGKRFFIHHGDGLSDPDLELPRPPMHRLLRNKIFVKLYQRLLPPKAGIHTMKAFSNYSKRRAYCDPTVLNKWSEDFLKSSDYDYVISGHDHQPRVRTFNYGTYMNTGTFFEHRTVGLYTDNELQLVVWDAEEKTFEPCNGRLEPIIS, encoded by the coding sequence ATGGATCACCTGTTTTTATCTGATGTACATTTGGGTGCGTTCAACGATCAAACCGATCGCGAGGTTCGGCATGACCTTGCTGAACTCATCCGGTACTGTAGTGATAAGGGCATTAAAATGCATATCCATGGCGATTTGTTTGATTACTGGATGGAATATCCAAACTGGAGGCCCGACTTTGGCAAAGAGATCCTGGCTTGTTTTAAAGACTATATGAAAAAAAACAGTGCAGTTAATTATGTGACTGGTAACCACGATAACTGGACAAAGGGATATTTCGAAGAAATCGGTTTTAATGTCAGTAATGACTTTTTTGATCTGTCCATCGACGGCAAACGCTTTTTTATTCACCATGGAGATGGCTTGAGTGATCCGGATCTGGAGCTCCCCCGCCCCCCCATGCACAGACTTTTACGAAACAAAATATTCGTAAAGCTGTATCAACGGTTGCTGCCACCAAAGGCCGGGATTCACACGATGAAAGCGTTCTCGAACTACAGTAAACGTCGCGCTTACTGCGATCCAACTGTACTGAACAAATGGTCTGAAGACTTTTTAAAATCTTCCGACTATGACTACGTTATATCCGGGCATGATCACCAGCCACGTGTACGCACTTTTAATTACGGCACTTACATGAACACCGGGACATTTTTTGAACACCGAACCGTGGGATTGTATACTGATAATGAACTTCAGCTCGTTGTCTGGGATGCTGAAGAAAAAACATTTGAACCCTGCAACGGCAGGCTTGAACCAATTATTAGTTAA
- a CDS encoding NADH-quinone oxidoreductase subunit B, whose translation MGLESALGEGYLTSRVDNLVNWARANAAWPMPMGLACCAIEMMAFAGPKYDAARFGSEVMRFSPRQSDVMIVAGWCTYKMSHAIRRIWDQMPDPKWCIAMGACASTGGMHRCYGVVQGVDNFLPVDTYISGCPPRPDAVLHALMKIQDKIKTEHSVMLDT comes from the coding sequence ATGGGTTTAGAAAGCGCACTTGGAGAAGGATATTTAACGAGCAGAGTTGACAATCTTGTGAACTGGGCCCGCGCAAATGCCGCATGGCCAATGCCGATGGGACTTGCCTGTTGTGCAATTGAAATGATGGCTTTTGCCGGACCAAAATATGATGCCGCACGATTCGGATCTGAAGTGATGAGATTTTCACCCCGTCAAAGTGATGTAATGATTGTTGCCGGCTGGTGTACCTATAAAATGTCTCACGCAATTCGAAGAATCTGGGATCAGATGCCGGATCCTAAATGGTGTATTGCGATGGGTGCCTGCGCTTCAACCGGTGGAATGCACAGGTGCTATGGAGTTGTACAAGGTGTTGATAACTTCCTGCCTGTTGACACTTACATCTCAGGTTGTCCTCCGCGTCCGGACGCTGTTCTGCACGCCCTGATGAAAATTCAGGATAAAATTAAAACAGAACACTCTGTAATGCTCGATACCTAA
- a CDS encoding penicillin-binding protein 1A: MNDDTNDFDKERYFNDPEYRKKVLAERKKAETSDNEHPSDENSAPAQKRNPLGRKILLGGAALLLLIATVSVAYTVYLFQGLPSIQELENPQTANASVVKSRDGVVLDRYFTENRTYVPIEQISPNIVDALIATEDHRFYTHWGIDLERLAGLPIYWLQGRFQGGSTISQQLARNLYRKIGREVSVTRKLREMLTAIQIEQNYTKEEIIEMYLNTVEFANSTFGIESASQTHFGKPASDITVSEAATLVGMLRAVYAYNPRIFPERSMQRRNVVLGQMMRRDFITPEIFANLSSEEIVLNYQPPSRSGRESRYFGEYVRQKVTEWTRENGYDLYTDGLTVYTTIDSRLQRHAERAVSENMAEFQPQFEREWTSPGGEYMDRFWEEFPGFLREFIRDTDRYKNGFSKFETDQESVVFENLMADEAFVDSVKRARTKLQGSFVAIDPNNGGVLAWVGGMDYGQQQFDHVYQSKRQAGSTFKPFVYSIAVDNGYMPYHRFSKYPMSFIQQGGGIWNPKDRVVPDGPEMVPLRDALARSLNNVTVRLLPEIAGAPGTNRLQDLEPAARKIREMATLLGIDLSGVSGNYPSIALGTANVSLLELVSAYTTFANEGVHIDPIAVTRIEDKEGNVLVEYFPDYSGEAISPETAYLMIDMMRGVIRGGDGFHGTGTRLAGTYNVQQDVAGKTGTSQNSSDNWFVAMMPHIVMGSWVGGEDNFVRFPINRPGSIGQGARTALPIVGSFINYAREDPDTPWSTEPFQPPPGFVMPEDPEHDMQPVDDDRGRIGW, translated from the coding sequence ATGAACGACGATACAAACGATTTTGATAAAGAACGGTATTTCAACGATCCGGAATACCGAAAAAAAGTTTTAGCAGAACGAAAAAAGGCTGAAACGTCTGATAATGAGCATCCGTCTGACGAAAATTCAGCCCCCGCCCAAAAGCGTAATCCTTTAGGAAGGAAGATCCTTCTTGGCGGCGCGGCACTGCTCTTGCTTATCGCTACTGTATCAGTTGCATACACGGTATATCTGTTCCAGGGGCTTCCCTCGATTCAGGAACTCGAAAACCCTCAAACGGCAAATGCATCCGTTGTGAAAAGCCGTGATGGCGTGGTTCTGGATCGATACTTTACAGAAAACAGAACCTATGTTCCCATTGAGCAGATTTCACCGAATATTGTAGATGCACTTATTGCAACTGAAGATCACCGTTTCTACACGCACTGGGGAATTGACCTCGAGAGGCTTGCCGGCCTGCCAATATATTGGCTTCAGGGAAGATTTCAGGGCGGTTCTACCATCAGCCAACAGCTTGCGAGAAACTTGTACCGTAAGATCGGGAGAGAAGTATCCGTAACCCGAAAACTCCGGGAGATGCTCACTGCAATTCAGATTGAGCAGAATTATACTAAAGAGGAAATCATTGAGATGTACCTCAACACCGTGGAGTTTGCAAACAGTACTTTTGGAATTGAATCTGCCTCGCAAACCCACTTTGGCAAACCGGCAAGTGATATCACAGTCTCAGAAGCTGCTACACTCGTGGGGATGCTTCGAGCGGTATATGCTTATAATCCCCGGATTTTCCCGGAGCGTTCTATGCAGCGAAGAAATGTTGTTCTGGGACAGATGATGCGAAGGGATTTCATAACTCCCGAGATTTTTGCAAATCTAAGCAGCGAAGAAATTGTACTGAATTACCAGCCCCCATCCCGCTCAGGTCGTGAAAGCCGTTATTTCGGTGAATATGTTCGCCAGAAGGTAACAGAATGGACACGTGAAAACGGGTATGACCTCTACACCGACGGACTCACCGTCTACACCACGATTGACTCAAGACTGCAGCGACATGCAGAACGTGCCGTGAGTGAGAATATGGCTGAATTTCAGCCCCAGTTTGAACGGGAATGGACGAGTCCCGGCGGTGAATACATGGATCGGTTTTGGGAAGAGTTTCCAGGATTTCTCCGAGAATTCATTCGCGACACCGACCGATATAAAAATGGATTCAGTAAATTCGAAACTGACCAGGAATCGGTTGTCTTCGAAAATCTCATGGCAGACGAGGCGTTTGTTGATTCAGTAAAAAGGGCCCGAACCAAACTTCAGGGCAGTTTTGTGGCTATCGATCCCAACAATGGCGGGGTGCTTGCCTGGGTGGGCGGCATGGACTACGGGCAGCAGCAGTTCGATCATGTATACCAATCAAAACGCCAGGCCGGTTCAACTTTTAAACCGTTTGTTTATTCGATTGCCGTGGATAATGGCTATATGCCCTATCACAGGTTTTCAAAATACCCGATGAGTTTCATACAACAGGGTGGCGGAATCTGGAATCCAAAAGATCGGGTCGTTCCCGACGGCCCTGAAATGGTTCCATTAAGAGATGCTCTTGCCCGAAGTCTGAACAACGTTACCGTTCGCTTACTCCCTGAGATAGCAGGTGCCCCCGGTACAAACCGGCTGCAGGACCTGGAACCGGCAGCGCGAAAGATCAGGGAAATGGCAACACTCCTGGGGATCGACTTAAGCGGGGTAAGCGGGAATTACCCATCCATCGCCCTAGGAACGGCAAATGTATCTCTGCTCGAACTTGTAAGTGCATACACAACATTTGCAAACGAAGGAGTTCATATCGACCCGATCGCCGTAACCCGGATTGAAGATAAAGAAGGTAATGTACTTGTGGAGTACTTTCCTGATTACAGCGGTGAAGCTATCAGCCCCGAAACGGCTTATTTAATGATTGACATGATGCGCGGCGTAATTCGCGGCGGCGATGGTTTCCACGGTACGGGAACCCGGCTGGCAGGTACATATAATGTTCAACAGGATGTAGCAGGAAAAACCGGTACCAGTCAGAACAGTTCCGATAACTGGTTTGTTGCTATGATGCCTCATATTGTTATGGGTTCATGGGTAGGCGGCGAAGACAACTTCGTACGTTTCCCTATAAACAGGCCCGGAAGCATCGGGCAGGGTGCGCGAACCGCTTTGCCTATTGTTGGGTCTTTCATCAACTACGCCAGGGAGGATCCTGATACCCCCTGGAGTACTGAACCTTTTCAGCCGCCACCGGGATTTGTGATGCCTGAAGATCCTGAACACGATATGCAACCGGTTGATGATGACCGTGGCAGAATTGGCTGGTAG
- the nuoD gene encoding NADH dehydrogenase (quinone) subunit D has translation MKLSDIQSKVNSTFFVEHQKKLYQSLEDKHTTIEELDDGDPLSSKMILNMGPQHPATHGVLRLVLQLHGETIEKVKLDIGYLHRGVEKIAENKTYQEFMPYTDRMDYLSPYSNNVALCTAVEKIANVEVPERAHYIRMIGCELARISSHLLWLGTMVMDAGAVSFFIWTFKEREKIYDIMDRLTGHRFTVSHARIGGVANDITDEAMGAIKEFAESFPKEIRDYHKLLDRNRLFFDRNEAVGVLKTEDAIKIGAAGPVLRATGYGYDVRKFAPYARYDEVEFGVPTRLEGDNLARYFVRMEEMSESIRIINQCIDKLPKGPVRTDNAKQAYPSKDEVYYSMEGMIHDFMMTDTGICPPEGAEAYHAVESPKGELGYFIQSDGTGHPWRLKINAPSFSNLQVLENILDGEMVADTVVIIGGIDPVMGEADK, from the coding sequence ATGAAATTATCTGATATTCAGTCCAAGGTTAACTCCACGTTCTTTGTTGAGCACCAGAAGAAGCTTTACCAAAGCCTGGAAGATAAGCATACAACCATCGAGGAACTTGATGACGGGGATCCGCTGAGTTCTAAAATGATACTGAACATGGGGCCGCAGCATCCTGCAACTCACGGGGTTTTGCGTCTTGTATTGCAGCTTCACGGCGAAACGATTGAAAAGGTTAAACTGGATATTGGTTATCTGCACAGAGGAGTTGAAAAGATTGCGGAGAATAAAACCTACCAGGAATTCATGCCCTATACTGATCGCATGGATTATCTTTCGCCCTACAGTAATAACGTAGCGCTCTGTACTGCGGTTGAAAAAATTGCAAATGTTGAAGTGCCGGAACGTGCGCATTACATCCGGATGATTGGCTGCGAACTTGCACGAATATCATCCCACCTTTTATGGCTTGGAACGATGGTTATGGACGCCGGTGCCGTTTCATTTTTTATCTGGACGTTTAAAGAGCGTGAAAAGATTTATGATATTATGGACCGCCTCACGGGACACCGGTTTACCGTATCTCATGCCCGGATTGGGGGTGTTGCAAACGATATCACCGACGAGGCGATGGGCGCAATCAAAGAATTTGCTGAATCATTTCCGAAAGAAATTAGAGATTACCACAAACTGCTCGACCGAAACCGGTTGTTTTTCGACCGGAACGAAGCCGTTGGTGTATTGAAGACCGAAGACGCTATTAAAATCGGGGCCGCCGGCCCTGTTCTGCGAGCTACCGGGTACGGATACGACGTGAGAAAATTCGCTCCCTACGCCCGATATGATGAAGTGGAATTCGGTGTTCCAACCCGGCTTGAAGGCGACAATCTTGCAAGATATTTTGTTCGGATGGAGGAGATGTCCGAAAGCATTCGAATCATTAATCAATGTATTGATAAACTTCCAAAAGGCCCCGTGCGTACGGATAACGCAAAGCAGGCCTACCCTTCCAAAGATGAAGTCTATTACTCCATGGAAGGTATGATTCATGACTTTATGATGACGGATACAGGTATCTGTCCCCCGGAAGGCGCGGAAGCCTATCACGCCGTGGAATCTCCAAAAGGAGAATTAGGATACTTTATTCAAAGCGACGGAACCGGTCATCCCTGGAGATTAAAAATTAATGCACCCTCCTTCAGTAACCTTCAGGTACTTGAAAATATACTTGATGGTGAGATGGTCGCCGATACCGTGGTGATTATTGGTGGAATTGACCCTGTAATGGGTGAAGCAGATAAATAA
- a CDS encoding glucose-6-phosphate isomerase codes for MLQINIEGAKEFYTAEEHQGANDRASGAFRQVQDGYGKGNEWLGWRRILQSPNDAELERVERRAAQIRNDADIFIICGIGGSYQGARAVIDALSKPFRKSGPEIIYAGHHLSAQYLEELIHYLNQPKADGEIKSVYLNVISKSGSTLETAIAFRQIRKWMHSKYGDDATQRIIATTGETGGVLNKIIDEEGYDKFVIPEDVGGRFSVLTPVGLLPIAVAGIDIQTLYYGAVAEYEALEKDPSKLLEYAATRYLLHEKGYAIDVLSSFEPELNQLCGWTQQLLGESEGKGGKGLFPANASYTTDLHSIGQLIQQGQRNIIETVLTVKKPMSKLTLTEMDSDVDQLGYLSDKPIYEINNSALEGTCQAHIDGGVPVIRVELTSLNEQQLGRFIYFYELFTGVYVYMLGLNPFDQPGVENYKKAMYALLGKQ; via the coding sequence ATGCTTCAGATAAATATAGAAGGGGCGAAGGAGTTTTATACAGCAGAAGAACATCAGGGTGCCAATGATAGAGCTTCCGGTGCGTTCCGGCAAGTTCAGGATGGCTACGGAAAGGGAAATGAATGGCTTGGCTGGCGGAGGATACTGCAATCACCAAATGATGCAGAATTGGAGCGAGTTGAGCGGCGTGCAGCACAGATCCGCAATGATGCAGATATTTTTATTATTTGCGGGATTGGCGGTTCGTACCAGGGAGCTCGTGCTGTGATAGACGCACTTTCTAAACCATTTCGGAAAAGCGGCCCTGAAATCATCTATGCCGGTCACCATTTGAGTGCTCAATACCTGGAAGAACTCATACACTATCTTAATCAGCCTAAAGCTGACGGGGAAATAAAAAGTGTGTACCTGAATGTGATTTCAAAATCAGGTTCTACTCTTGAAACAGCCATTGCGTTCAGACAGATCCGGAAATGGATGCACAGCAAATACGGCGATGATGCAACACAGCGAATTATTGCAACCACCGGCGAAACAGGAGGAGTACTCAATAAAATTATTGATGAGGAAGGGTACGACAAATTTGTCATTCCTGAAGATGTAGGCGGACGATTTTCGGTGCTTACCCCCGTAGGTCTGTTGCCGATTGCAGTAGCCGGTATCGATATACAGACGCTCTATTATGGCGCTGTAGCGGAGTATGAAGCCCTTGAAAAAGATCCGTCAAAACTTCTCGAATATGCGGCTACCCGTTACCTTTTACACGAAAAAGGGTATGCTATTGATGTTTTGAGTTCATTTGAACCGGAGCTCAACCAATTATGCGGATGGACTCAGCAGCTGCTTGGTGAAAGTGAAGGGAAAGGGGGTAAGGGTCTTTTTCCTGCTAACGCATCATACACAACAGATCTGCACAGTATTGGTCAGCTTATTCAGCAGGGGCAGCGAAATATAATTGAGACGGTGCTTACGGTGAAAAAACCGATGAGTAAACTGACCCTCACTGAAATGGATTCTGATGTAGACCAGCTCGGATATCTGTCAGATAAACCGATTTACGAAATTAATAACAGTGCGCTTGAGGGTACATGCCAGGCTCATATAGACGGCGGCGTACCTGTGATACGGGTAGAATTGACCAGTTTAAATGAGCAGCAGCTCGGGCGTTTCATCTATTTTTATGAACTTTTTACCGGGGTTTATGTGTATATGCTCGGTTTGAATCCATTTGATCAGCCTGGTGTCGAAAATTACAAAAAAGCGATGTACGCCCTTCTGGGTAAACAATAG
- a CDS encoding NADH-quinone oxidoreductase subunit C, translating to MSLELSESLQKTVDALTEAFPEKLIEVYQSSGDTFARIEKDALLEVCRFLKEEQHFIYLSDLFGTDRYTSDERFEVIYNLISMKNQTRLFVKVRCEEENPTVDSVSPIWPAANWNEREVYDMFGIRFNNHPDHRRIFLPEDFEYFPLRKEFPLLGIQGSIDLPQTNPDTE from the coding sequence ATGAGTTTAGAACTATCCGAATCTCTCCAAAAAACTGTTGATGCACTAACGGAAGCATTTCCTGAAAAGCTGATTGAAGTCTATCAGTCATCAGGCGATACATTTGCTCGCATCGAAAAAGATGCACTTCTTGAAGTGTGCAGATTTCTGAAAGAAGAGCAGCATTTTATCTACTTAAGTGACCTTTTTGGCACTGACCGATATACTTCTGATGAACGTTTTGAAGTGATTTATAACCTCATTTCAATGAAAAATCAGACCCGGCTGTTCGTAAAAGTCCGGTGTGAAGAAGAAAATCCAACCGTTGATTCCGTTTCGCCGATATGGCCTGCTGCCAACTGGAATGAACGGGAAGTGTATGATATGTTTGGAATTCGTTTTAACAATCATCCGGACCACCGGCGAATATTTCTACCCGAAGATTTTGAATATTTCCCGCTTCGTAAAGAATTTCCGTTGCTTGGAATTCAGGGTTCCATTGATCTTCCGCAAACTAATCCGGATACAGAATAG
- a CDS encoding NADH-quinone oxidoreductase subunit A has product MLEQYMPIIVLLGVAFVLAILLMSLSRLLGPFRPNKTKLTAYESGMDPVGEARDRYSIAFYLVAMEFIIFDLEVVFIYPWAVAYLTHGAGTFVAMVVFIVILFIGLIYTLKKGTLDWDMKKLKHEAVKK; this is encoded by the coding sequence ATGCTTGAACAATATATGCCAATCATCGTGTTGCTGGGTGTCGCATTCGTATTGGCCATACTTTTGATGTCGCTTTCTCGCCTATTAGGGCCATTTCGTCCCAACAAAACCAAACTAACCGCCTACGAAAGCGGTATGGATCCCGTTGGCGAGGCCCGGGATCGATATTCCATTGCTTTCTATTTGGTAGCCATGGAATTCATTATTTTTGACCTTGAAGTTGTCTTTATCTATCCATGGGCCGTTGCATACTTAACCCACGGCGCAGGAACGTTCGTCGCTATGGTAGTATTTATTGTAATACTCTTCATTGGTTTGATCTACACTTTGAAAAAGGGCACTCTCGACTGGGATATGAAGAAACTTAAACACGAAGCCGTTAAAAAATAA
- the nuoE gene encoding NAD(P)H-dependent oxidoreductase subunit E: MTYEFDKDDLKKIDDIKAKYPEVMPATLPVLWLAQNKFGHVEPEVQRLVAETLGLPEAHVHGVATFYTQYYKEKKGKHVLDVCTCLSCQLCGGYDMLNHIEDKLGIKAGETTEDGMFSVQEVECLGACGYAPMLQVTNDKYVNNLTKEKVDKLIDDLKAGKTPEYEEIKMPLRKVD, encoded by the coding sequence ATGACGTACGAATTCGATAAAGACGACCTCAAAAAAATCGACGACATCAAGGCAAAGTACCCGGAAGTAATGCCGGCCACTCTGCCTGTTTTATGGCTTGCACAAAATAAATTCGGCCATGTTGAACCGGAAGTTCAGCGCCTTGTCGCAGAAACACTTGGCCTGCCGGAAGCCCATGTTCACGGTGTTGCAACCTTCTACACACAATATTATAAAGAGAAGAAGGGAAAGCACGTTCTCGATGTATGCACCTGCCTGAGTTGTCAGCTTTGTGGCGGATATGATATGTTAAATCACATTGAGGACAAACTGGGTATTAAAGCCGGCGAAACTACGGAAGATGGAATGTTTTCCGTCCAGGAAGTGGAATGCCTGGGCGCATGCGGATACGCCCCGATGCTGCAGGTTACCAACGATAAATACGTGAACAACCTCACGAAAGAGAAAGTTGACAAACTGATTGATGACCTGAAAGCCGGCAAAACGCCCGAATACGAAGAAATTAAAATGCCCCTCCGTAAAGTTGACTAA
- a CDS encoding polyprenyl synthetase family protein: MKSLSEITHPIQNDLTVFRDFFREQTDTDIFLLNKVMRYLLRQKGKEIRPTLVFMTARMFGDVDRRSYIAATMIELLHTATLIHDDVVDEADIRRGFLSINKLWNNKAGVLLGDFLLSKGLLIALDNKEYDMLQILSGAVKQMSEGELRQLKTARLFNMTEERYFQIISEKTASLISACCECGASAATDNQQTIRAMKEIGLKIGIAFQIKDDLFDYGLDDVGKPKRNDIQERKVTLPLIKAFENSSTMETLRIKRLMRKRKKSSKDVDRIVEFVHQKNGLHSARLSMEQYAEEALEKLSSLPVQKGADDFQALVEFIINRKK, translated from the coding sequence TTGAAGTCTCTCTCAGAAATCACACATCCTATACAGAATGATCTTACTGTATTCAGGGATTTCTTCAGGGAGCAGACCGATACTGATATATTTTTACTTAACAAAGTGATGCGGTATCTGCTTCGTCAGAAAGGGAAGGAAATTCGCCCCACCCTGGTTTTTATGACCGCCAGAATGTTTGGGGATGTCGATAGACGCAGTTACATTGCTGCAACTATGATTGAACTACTGCATACGGCCACTCTGATCCATGATGATGTGGTGGATGAAGCTGATATACGCCGTGGTTTTTTAAGCATAAATAAACTTTGGAATAACAAAGCAGGAGTTCTGCTCGGCGATTTTTTACTATCCAAGGGCCTGCTTATTGCGCTCGACAACAAAGAGTACGATATGCTTCAAATCCTGTCCGGCGCAGTGAAACAGATGAGTGAAGGAGAACTCCGGCAGCTAAAAACAGCACGCCTCTTTAATATGACAGAGGAACGCTATTTCCAGATTATCTCAGAAAAAACCGCCAGCCTGATATCCGCTTGTTGTGAATGCGGGGCATCTGCTGCAACGGATAACCAGCAGACCATTCGTGCCATGAAAGAGATTGGCCTTAAAATAGGGATTGCATTTCAGATAAAAGATGACCTATTTGATTATGGACTCGATGATGTCGGCAAACCGAAACGTAACGATATTCAGGAACGTAAAGTAACGCTGCCGCTCATAAAAGCATTTGAGAATTCTTCAACAATGGAGACCCTTCGTATTAAGCGCCTGATGAGAAAACGAAAAAAGAGTTCCAAAGATGTTGACAGAATTGTAGAATTCGTCCATCAAAAAAATGGCCTTCATTCTGCCAGGTTATCAATGGAACAATATGCAGAAGAAGCCCTGGAAAAACTCAGCTCATTACCCGTTCAAAAAGGTGCTGATGATTTTCAGGCTCTCGTAGAATTTATAATCAATCGAAAAAAATAG